In the genome of Phycisphaerales bacterium, one region contains:
- a CDS encoding ATP-binding cassette domain-containing protein: protein MIEVRNLAKWYGNRCAVNGISFNVPAGTIFGFLGPNGAGKTTTIRILAGYMPPTSGAARVAGHDVVQESLAVRSAVGYLPESVPLYPEMRVREYLHFRGKLRGMAAPAREVAIQRVIERCWLREVEHRPIGQLSKGFRQRVGLADALLHDPKVLILDEPTVGLDPTQVRETRELLRGLAPGRAILFSSHTLAEVEAVCHRILILFEGRIIASGAVEELRAKHASLEDYFVSAILAARGGARAAKSGAVA from the coding sequence GTGATCGAAGTTCGCAACCTCGCGAAATGGTATGGCAACCGCTGTGCGGTGAACGGGATTTCGTTCAATGTACCCGCGGGCACGATCTTCGGTTTTCTGGGTCCGAACGGAGCCGGTAAGACCACGACCATTCGAATCCTGGCGGGCTACATGCCGCCGACCTCGGGGGCCGCGCGTGTCGCCGGGCACGACGTCGTGCAGGAGTCCCTGGCGGTGCGCAGTGCCGTGGGCTACCTGCCCGAGTCCGTGCCGCTTTACCCGGAGATGCGCGTGCGCGAGTACCTGCACTTCCGCGGCAAGTTGCGCGGCATGGCAGCTCCGGCCCGGGAGGTCGCGATCCAGCGGGTCATCGAGCGCTGCTGGTTGCGAGAGGTGGAGCACCGGCCAATCGGCCAGCTTTCCAAGGGCTTTCGCCAGCGGGTCGGTCTTGCGGATGCCCTGCTGCATGATCCCAAGGTGCTGATTCTTGACGAACCCACTGTGGGGCTCGATCCAACGCAGGTCCGCGAGACGCGCGAGTTACTGCGAGGGTTGGCGCCGGGCCGCGCGATCCTCTTCTCCAGCCACACGTTGGCTGAAGTCGAAGCCGTTTGCCACCGGATCCTGATCCTGTTTGAGGGGCGCATCATTGCGTCCGGCGCCGTTGAAGAACTCCGGGCGAAACACGCCTCGCTGGAGGATTACTTCGTGTCCGCGATCCTCGCGGCGCGCGGTGGCGCCCGTGCGGCGAAGTCAGGAGCGGTGGCATGA
- the trpE gene encoding anthranilate synthase component I yields the protein MKDLYPTYERFEALATRYTSIPLVATIAGDDLTPLSAFGRLQADSAHAFLLESVVGGENVARYSFLAADPARSFETVRERVRIVDHRTGAVREHETSDPLAVLEGLLQRYRTPVLPSLPRFSGGAVGYAAYDTVRYYEHLPNAPEDDRGLPDLLFDIYETMVIFDHVHKLVMIIAHADVPADADPAQRRAAYERAAGEIDGLIVRLSRPMVSPAVRISLPVPLCERWTSNLSREAFERTVEKCKEYIRAGDIFQVVPSQRLLVETHADPLNIYRALRVINPSPFMFYVKTPQVILVGASPEIMCRVEDGVVTNRPLAGTRQRGATEDEDRRLREELINDPKERAEHVMLVDLGRNDVGRVAKPGTVQISDVMMIEYYSHVMHISTNVTAELEEGKTAFDALRAALPVGTVSGAPKVRALQIIDECEPTRRGPYAGAVGYFDFAGNMDTCIALRTLVAQPQPGGGYKTYVQVGAGIVADSIAAREWEETMNKAGSLLSAIRLAEERFEPAQVARTGTEVEVRSQK from the coding sequence ATGAAAGATCTGTACCCGACGTACGAGCGTTTCGAGGCCCTCGCGACGCGCTACACCAGCATTCCACTGGTCGCGACAATCGCGGGAGATGACCTCACTCCCTTGAGCGCCTTTGGCCGCCTGCAGGCCGACTCCGCGCACGCTTTCCTGTTAGAGAGTGTGGTTGGCGGTGAAAACGTAGCGCGGTATTCGTTCCTGGCGGCGGACCCGGCCCGGTCGTTCGAGACGGTGCGCGAGCGGGTCCGCATTGTCGACCACCGGACGGGTGCGGTCCGGGAACACGAGACGAGTGACCCACTGGCCGTGCTCGAGGGACTGCTCCAGCGGTATCGCACCCCCGTGCTGCCGTCGCTGCCGCGGTTCTCAGGCGGGGCGGTCGGTTACGCGGCGTACGATACCGTCCGCTACTACGAGCACCTGCCAAACGCGCCGGAAGACGACCGCGGATTGCCCGATCTGCTATTCGACATTTACGAGACAATGGTCATCTTCGACCATGTGCACAAACTTGTCATGATCATCGCGCACGCGGACGTCCCCGCGGATGCGGATCCCGCGCAGCGCCGCGCGGCCTATGAGCGCGCCGCGGGAGAGATTGACGGACTCATCGTGCGACTGAGCCGGCCGATGGTCTCGCCGGCGGTGCGTATCTCGCTCCCGGTGCCGCTGTGCGAGCGCTGGACAAGCAACCTCTCACGCGAAGCATTCGAGCGGACCGTCGAGAAGTGCAAGGAATACATCCGGGCCGGCGATATCTTCCAGGTCGTCCCTTCGCAGCGGCTGCTGGTCGAGACGCACGCAGATCCGCTCAATATCTACCGCGCCCTGCGCGTGATCAATCCCTCGCCGTTCATGTTCTACGTCAAGACCCCGCAGGTCATCCTGGTGGGCGCCAGCCCGGAGATCATGTGCCGGGTTGAAGATGGCGTGGTTACCAACCGGCCACTGGCCGGTACACGGCAGCGTGGTGCCACCGAGGATGAAGATCGCCGCCTGCGCGAAGAGTTGATCAACGATCCGAAAGAACGGGCGGAACACGTCATGCTCGTGGATCTGGGCCGCAACGACGTCGGCCGGGTGGCTAAACCAGGCACGGTTCAGATCAGTGACGTGATGATGATCGAGTACTACAGCCACGTGATGCACATCTCGACCAATGTGACGGCCGAGCTGGAGGAAGGCAAAACCGCATTTGATGCGCTGCGTGCGGCGCTCCCGGTCGGAACGGTATCCGGCGCGCCGAAGGTCCGGGCGTTGCAGATCATCGACGAGTGCGAGCCGACGCGCCGTGGTCCGTACGCCGGCGCGGTGGGCTATTTTGATTTCGCCGGAAACATGGATACCTGCATTGCTCTCCGTACGCTCGTGGCGCAGCCGCAACCGGGTGGGGGCTACAAGACCTACGTGCAGGTTGGGGCCGGTATCGTCGCTGACTCCATCGCGGCGCGTGAGTGGGAGGAGACCATGAACAAAGCAGGCAGTCTGCTCAGCGCGATCCGGCTTGCCGAGGAGCGGTTCGAGCCGGCGCAGGTGGCCCGCACGGGTACGGAGGTGGAAGTCCGTAGTCAGAAGTAA
- a CDS encoding ABC transporter permease, with amino-acid sequence MRVSAAITQRELLALFCSPIGYVVVAGYWLVIGVMALMQSTFMPGALATLRDIFIWSPFILAIVVPAMTMRTLAEEYRSGTFEALMTAPVTDGQVVFGKYFAALLFYLFMLAGTLPLPILMQVFGELDWGETLALYLGLLLLGCLYVACSVFASSLTRDQAVAWILSAIPLMLIVFGAQYFVSTTEGHLREALRHLDIMGRFALFARGQLPTDGVVFFLALALLFLFLTVKVVESRRWR; translated from the coding sequence ATGAGAGTGTCCGCGGCCATCACACAGAGGGAACTGCTCGCGCTGTTCTGTTCGCCGATCGGCTACGTGGTCGTGGCGGGCTACTGGCTTGTGATCGGCGTCATGGCGCTGATGCAGAGCACGTTTATGCCGGGGGCCCTGGCCACGTTGCGGGACATCTTCATCTGGTCGCCTTTCATCCTGGCGATCGTTGTCCCGGCAATGACGATGCGAACCCTCGCCGAGGAGTATCGCAGCGGGACTTTCGAAGCCCTGATGACGGCGCCCGTGACCGACGGGCAGGTCGTCTTCGGCAAGTATTTTGCGGCTCTGCTCTTCTACCTGTTCATGCTCGCCGGAACCTTGCCACTGCCGATCCTGATGCAGGTCTTCGGTGAGCTTGATTGGGGCGAGACCCTGGCGCTGTACCTCGGCCTTCTGCTGCTGGGCTGCCTGTACGTGGCGTGCAGCGTGTTTGCCAGTAGTCTGACGCGCGACCAGGCCGTGGCCTGGATCCTCAGCGCGATTCCGCTGATGCTGATTGTCTTTGGAGCCCAGTATTTCGTGAGCACCACGGAGGGCCACCTGCGTGAGGCCCTGCGGCACCTCGATATCATGGGTCGCTTTGCGTTGTTCGCGCGTGGCCAGTTGCCGACCGACGGCGTGGTCTTCTTCCTCGCCCTGGCCCTGCTTTTCCTGTTTCTCACCGTAAAAGTCGTGGAGTCGCGCCGATGGCGGTAG
- a CDS encoding DUF4340 domain-containing protein — protein MNFRTTAVLLLLVLAVGAAWLFFPRGDGDTPPATATTPEDDTRYVLDPRPAADDITRVQVERPQRPVLVFERDAKADADSGRMSTWRIVTPLSANADGTKVVGLINTLLGLQSREVLRPGSTGGVTAEEAGLASPQATITLTSETGTQIALEIGRQVVLTNDTYVRVVGTDTIHVVRRDLSPQIRTELRDYRSNRLLDVRTEDIVGVRIEHEGRNYSLSRAEGEWRFNSPLTTYAQADRVRTQLLTPLTQLTAVDFVTDSVAEPERYQLHTPYLLVELTLAPDPSPDDEDAAPPPEARVVRLVAGGKADLDGRRRYVRAAGGTVALVDQAQLVGLIPNVDTLRESRLLRTAAANVRAIELEAGGIAARLERGSDGLWSGTGELAEFDAAAVQAFLAGCEQLRATSFEDEPAALADYGLDAPRATVRLFSNDRATPETLHVGATTPAGRHVYVQVVGNPAVAVVTDSQTAPLANGPLALRSRTIFTFLPGQLRNLSVERGGIVYELERSQDEEWRFLEPDGAPPDRTHVTTLVNDLSRLRAARVVARDATDTYGFKQVALSLRLRLAVSPAPGDESADPPPPAPYVEHVLRVATVDGMAYAQVNDDPHIYELDPTIYRVLTAELIETRLFSLPAGEITQIEIQTPTGTIDFVRRHNTWEFGPDPYVELNLQRLHELADTLAGLRVEHYLVYREANLATWELDAAPFRVRIRVADGHDFQLHLRPESPGELPRLAALVEENRIFRLSAADTERLIRGFDYYLAQPEAPAGPASGQP, from the coding sequence ATGAACTTCCGGACGACAGCGGTTCTCCTTTTGCTCGTGCTGGCAGTCGGCGCTGCCTGGTTGTTCTTTCCGCGCGGGGACGGGGACACGCCCCCCGCGACAGCCACGACTCCCGAGGATGACACTCGCTACGTGCTGGATCCACGGCCCGCAGCGGACGACATCACGCGTGTTCAGGTCGAACGCCCCCAGCGTCCGGTGCTGGTGTTCGAACGCGACGCAAAGGCCGATGCCGATTCCGGCCGTATGTCCACCTGGCGAATCGTGACCCCTCTCAGCGCGAACGCCGACGGAACCAAGGTGGTCGGGCTGATCAACACACTGCTCGGCCTGCAATCGCGCGAAGTCCTCAGGCCAGGCAGCACCGGTGGTGTCACTGCCGAAGAGGCCGGGCTAGCGTCACCGCAAGCCACCATCACGCTGACGTCTGAAACGGGAACCCAGATTGCACTCGAGATCGGTCGCCAGGTGGTGCTCACCAACGATACTTACGTACGTGTAGTCGGCACGGACACGATCCATGTGGTGCGGCGCGATCTTTCGCCCCAGATCCGCACCGAACTGCGGGACTATCGCTCGAACCGCCTGCTGGATGTCCGCACCGAGGACATTGTGGGCGTGCGGATCGAGCACGAGGGCCGCAACTACTCTCTCTCACGCGCGGAAGGGGAATGGCGTTTCAACAGTCCACTGACCACCTATGCGCAAGCCGATCGCGTGCGCACCCAATTGCTGACGCCGCTGACCCAGTTGACGGCCGTGGACTTCGTGACCGACAGCGTTGCCGAGCCCGAGCGGTATCAATTGCACACTCCCTACCTCTTGGTGGAGTTGACCCTTGCGCCAGATCCTTCCCCGGACGACGAAGACGCTGCCCCGCCACCTGAGGCGCGCGTAGTGCGGTTGGTTGCGGGCGGCAAGGCCGACCTGGATGGCCGGCGGCGCTATGTGCGCGCGGCCGGCGGTACGGTCGCGCTGGTCGACCAAGCGCAGCTTGTCGGCCTGATTCCCAACGTTGACACGCTGCGCGAGTCTCGCCTGCTGCGGACTGCGGCTGCGAATGTGCGGGCCATCGAGCTCGAAGCGGGTGGTATCGCTGCCCGCCTCGAACGTGGCTCTGACGGGCTCTGGAGCGGCACCGGGGAACTGGCCGAGTTTGACGCGGCCGCAGTGCAGGCGTTTCTCGCTGGATGTGAGCAACTACGGGCTACGAGCTTCGAGGACGAGCCAGCCGCACTCGCCGATTATGGCCTCGACGCACCCCGTGCCACGGTGCGGCTCTTTTCCAACGATCGGGCGACCCCGGAGACGCTGCATGTCGGGGCGACCACACCCGCCGGCCGACATGTCTACGTGCAGGTGGTCGGGAACCCCGCGGTTGCCGTGGTCACCGATTCACAGACCGCGCCGCTGGCAAATGGTCCCCTGGCGCTGCGTTCACGGACAATCTTTACGTTTCTGCCGGGGCAGCTCCGGAACCTCTCGGTTGAACGGGGAGGGATTGTGTATGAGCTGGAGCGTAGTCAGGACGAGGAATGGCGATTCCTCGAACCCGACGGCGCCCCGCCGGACCGCACCCATGTAACCACCCTGGTCAATGACCTGTCGCGTCTGCGGGCTGCGCGGGTTGTCGCGCGGGACGCCACGGATACGTATGGCTTCAAGCAAGTTGCGCTTTCGCTGCGGCTGCGGCTGGCCGTCTCACCTGCTCCTGGAGACGAATCGGCTGACCCGCCCCCCCCAGCGCCCTATGTCGAGCACGTACTGCGGGTGGCCACGGTCGATGGCATGGCCTATGCACAAGTCAACGACGATCCACATATCTACGAGCTTGATCCCACGATCTACCGGGTGCTGACCGCTGAGTTGATCGAGACCCGGCTATTCTCGCTGCCGGCCGGAGAAATCACGCAGATCGAGATCCAGACCCCCACCGGCACGATCGATTTCGTACGCCGCCATAACACCTGGGAGTTCGGACCCGACCCCTATGTCGAACTGAACCTGCAGCGCCTCCATGAACTGGCTGACACGCTCGCCGGCCTCAGAGTGGAGCACTACCTGGTGTACCGCGAAGCCAATCTCGCCACCTGGGAACTGGACGCTGCGCCCTTCCGGGTACGCATCCGGGTAGCCGACGGCCACGACTTTCAATTGCACCTGCGGCCAGAGAGCCCGGGAGAGCTTCCCCGACTAGCGGCCCTGGTCGAGGAAAACCGGATCTTCCGGCTCTCCGCCGCGGACACCGAACGGCTCATCCGCGGATTCGACTACTACCTGGCCCAACCGGAGGCGCCGGCCGGGCCTGCAAGCGGTCAGCCCTGA
- a CDS encoding Gldg family protein, giving the protein MAVVLDAPQRRVLFGFNVALQIALALLAVAAVLWAGSRFSYRADLTRTGQNSLSSRTVQLLRGLDQNIRITAIFAEPDRRNEEALKQRRQIKDLLDLYDAAGGARVTTRVLDPSTQKQETRNLLADLRALPAYADEARPHRELLERFAEFNRRFQDLTTGDVESLTQLGQADTTLAEQNNFNILRYTFETLAQTAAELAEQLVDWSAADLPQYGRAAVAVRERLTEIVASLEPALSYLQREGHVLAAGNAAAEAYFLSVGSHYTPLLGEAREMLQQSQGLRPVALESLYAELQRWPSAPPILVESAREAFVIPHYEVWPFDQRGLQAGGGGRVFAGEAALSSAVLRLTQKERTAVVFTRFGGPPLLEPDMNQFNPMMPQSLPRAPFQELNQTLTQANFLTAEWDVATEKQAPDIAEAARTIYVVFPPTPSDPNPLQPGAPQTMTPADVTLVLDAVAESGRALFVTGYIQSLSPLPFATAVYEYEDYLRTSWGIEPLYTNCVVGFDPHPERPGRWLPRRRGLQLTSPRDLTLGTHPIMAPLAGETFAVALAAPLRLLPAESRPANLRIEPLLSVPDTESIWAVTDLNRLQELLASPGRLEQGLERGTDLIPPPFPLAVAAEGPQDRRLVVLSAQRVFDDQFANQAALRQVGALLVQVPLFSGNVDFLLNSLHWLAGEADRIAVGPRSASVPRLQRLDEYTATRVLPWILVVVWPATALLAGVGAWLVRRR; this is encoded by the coding sequence ATGGCGGTAGTGCTTGACGCCCCCCAGCGGCGGGTGCTGTTCGGTTTCAACGTCGCGTTGCAGATCGCGCTCGCACTGCTCGCGGTTGCGGCTGTCCTGTGGGCGGGCAGCCGGTTTTCGTATCGTGCCGACCTGACCCGCACCGGGCAGAACAGTCTCAGCTCTCGTACGGTCCAGCTCCTGCGCGGGCTGGACCAGAACATCCGTATCACGGCGATTTTTGCCGAGCCGGATCGTCGCAACGAGGAGGCCCTCAAGCAGCGCCGCCAGATCAAGGACCTGCTCGACCTCTATGATGCCGCTGGTGGCGCGCGGGTCACAACCCGCGTGCTCGATCCCAGCACCCAGAAACAGGAGACGCGCAACCTGCTGGCGGATCTGCGGGCTTTGCCGGCCTACGCGGACGAGGCCCGCCCGCACCGCGAACTGCTCGAACGCTTCGCGGAATTTAACCGGCGTTTTCAGGACCTCACCACCGGCGATGTGGAGTCGCTCACCCAGCTCGGTCAGGCCGACACCACGCTTGCGGAACAGAACAACTTCAACATCCTGCGCTACACCTTCGAGACGCTCGCCCAGACCGCGGCCGAGCTTGCCGAGCAACTCGTGGACTGGTCCGCGGCGGACCTGCCGCAGTACGGCCGCGCAGCGGTGGCTGTGCGCGAGCGCCTGACCGAAATCGTTGCATCGCTGGAGCCGGCCCTGAGCTACCTGCAGCGTGAGGGACACGTGCTGGCGGCGGGCAACGCTGCGGCGGAAGCGTACTTTCTGAGCGTTGGCTCGCACTACACTCCGCTGCTGGGTGAGGCCCGGGAGATGCTGCAACAGTCTCAGGGGCTCAGGCCGGTGGCACTTGAGTCGTTGTACGCGGAACTGCAACGCTGGCCCAGTGCTCCGCCGATTCTCGTAGAGAGCGCGCGGGAAGCGTTTGTCATCCCGCACTACGAGGTCTGGCCCTTCGACCAGCGCGGCTTGCAGGCCGGAGGCGGTGGGCGCGTCTTTGCAGGTGAGGCCGCCCTTTCCTCCGCAGTCCTGCGACTCACACAAAAGGAACGCACGGCGGTGGTATTCACACGGTTCGGCGGCCCCCCGTTGCTTGAGCCGGACATGAATCAGTTCAATCCGATGATGCCGCAGTCGCTGCCGCGGGCCCCTTTCCAGGAACTGAACCAGACTCTGACCCAGGCGAATTTTTTAACCGCGGAGTGGGACGTCGCCACTGAGAAACAAGCGCCCGACATCGCGGAAGCCGCACGCACCATCTACGTCGTGTTTCCGCCGACTCCAAGCGATCCGAACCCGCTGCAACCCGGTGCTCCGCAGACCATGACGCCCGCAGATGTCACGCTGGTGCTCGATGCGGTGGCCGAGTCCGGACGCGCGCTGTTCGTCACCGGCTACATCCAATCGTTGTCGCCGCTGCCGTTCGCGACCGCGGTGTACGAGTACGAGGATTACCTGCGGACAAGCTGGGGAATTGAACCGCTCTATACCAACTGTGTGGTGGGCTTTGACCCGCACCCGGAGCGTCCAGGCCGCTGGCTGCCGCGCCGGCGGGGGTTGCAGTTGACCAGCCCGCGGGACCTCACGCTCGGCACCCATCCGATCATGGCACCGCTTGCCGGAGAAACATTTGCGGTTGCCTTGGCCGCGCCGTTACGCCTCCTCCCGGCGGAGTCTCGTCCGGCAAACCTGCGGATCGAGCCGCTGCTATCCGTGCCGGACACCGAGAGCATCTGGGCTGTAACCGACCTGAATCGGTTGCAGGAGCTGCTGGCGAGTCCTGGTCGGTTGGAACAGGGCCTGGAGCGCGGGACGGACCTCATACCGCCCCCCTTCCCACTCGCCGTGGCCGCGGAAGGACCGCAGGACCGGCGCCTTGTGGTGCTGAGTGCGCAACGGGTCTTCGACGATCAGTTTGCCAACCAGGCCGCCCTGCGGCAGGTGGGGGCGCTGCTGGTGCAGGTGCCACTCTTCTCGGGCAATGTCGATTTCCTGCTCAACAGCTTGCATTGGCTGGCCGGTGAGGCCGACCGCATCGCAGTCGGACCACGTTCTGCGAGCGTACCGCGTCTTCAACGGCTCGACGAGTACACTGCTACGCGGGTGCTGCCCTGGATCCTCGTGGTCGTATGGCCGGCGACCGCGCTGCTCGCTGGTGTGGGGGCGTGGCTGGTTCGGCGGAGGTAA